The following are encoded in a window of Vidua macroura isolate BioBank_ID:100142 chromosome 26, ASM2450914v1, whole genome shotgun sequence genomic DNA:
- the S1PR4 gene encoding sphingosine 1-phosphate receptor 4 — translation MAAPVLSWLVNRSLLLPLDSTQLPGTKASCLQLVATRNVNIILQHYNFSGKLTNRHSGDEGMGLVRTAFVVISCLIILENLLVLLAVLRCLRGRRWVYSCIASITLSDLLAGIAYLCNLLLSGSKTFQLSPQLWFLREGILFVALAASTFSLLVTAVERYSAMVRPIAENEASKTLRLRGLIVACWLLALVIGLLPLLGWNCLCDFRACSVLLPLYSKNYILFSVVMFSIILLGIVGLYISIFHLVQASSKQSSSRHGRRRSLRLLKTVLMILGAFILCWSPLFVLLLFDVFCDTGACSHLHSLDWTLALALLNSGVNPVIYSLRSVEVRRAVGSLLCCCCVRAGLCRPGSCVAISDINSGSSTESSLRCRDSFRSSVARNARPRAPLSSNSSMMSNLPSL, via the coding sequence ATggctgctccagtgctgagctggCTGGTGAATcgctccctcctccttcccctggaCTCTACTCAGCTGCCCGGCACTAAagcctcctgcctgcagctggtggccACGAGGAACGTGAACATCATCCTGCAGCACTACAACTTCTCAGGCAAGCTCACCAACCGGCACTCCGGCGACGAGGGCATGGGGCTGGTCCGCACGGCCTTCGTCGTCATCAGCTGCCTCATCATCCTGGAGaacctgctggtgctgctggccgTGCTGCGCTGCCTGCGGGGCCGGCGCTGGGTCTACTCCTGCATCGCCAGCATCACCCTCAGCGACCTGCTGGCGGGCATCGCCTACCTCTGCAACCTCCTCCTCTCGGGCAGCAAGACCTTCCAGCTGTCCCCGCAGCTCTGGTTCCTGCGGGAGGGCATCCTCTTCGTCGCCTTGGCCGCCTCCACCTTCAGCCTGCTGGTGACGGCCGTGGAGCGCTACAGTGCCATGGTGAGGCCCATCGCAGAGAACGAGGCCAGCAAGACCCTGCGCCTGCGCGGCCTCATCGTggcctgctggctgctggccctggtCATCGGGCTGCTCCCGCTGCTGGGCTGGAACTGCCTCTGTGACTTCCGGGCCTGCTCCGTGCTCCTGCCTCTCTACTCCAAGAACTACATCCTCTTCTCCGTGGTTATGTTCAGCATCATCCTCCTGGGCATCGTCGGCCTCTACATCTCCATCTTCCATCTGGTGCAGGCCAGCTCCAAGCAAAGCAGCTCCCGGCACGGCCGCAGGCGCTCCCTGCGCTTGCTGAAGACGGTGCTGATGATCCTGGGGGCCTTCATCCTCTGCTGGAGCCCCCTCTTCGTCCTGCTGCTCTTCGACGTGTTCTGTGACACCGGGGCCTGCAGCCACCTGCACAGCCTGGACTGGACCCTGGCTCTGGCGCTGCTCAACTCGGGTGTCAATCCCGTCATTTATTCCCTGCGGAGCGTGGAGGTTCGCCGTGCCGTGGGgagcctgctgtgctgctgctgtgtcaggGCCGGGCTCTGCAGGCCTGGCAGCTGCGTGGCCATCTCAGACATCAACTCTGGCTCCTCCACGGAGAGCTCCCTGCGCTGCCGCGACAGCTTCCGCAGCTCCGTGGCGCGGAACGCCCGGCCCAGGGCGCCTCTCTCCAGCAACTCCAGCATGATGAGCAATCTGCCCAGTCTGTGA
- the NCLN gene encoding nicalin, translating into MLEEAGEVLESVLKASCLPLSVLLFVPAVLLLLGPPPAAEAAHEFTVYRMQQYELGGQPYGTRSAVLNTEARTVEADVLSRRCVMMRLVDFSYEQYQKALRQSAGAVVIILPRSISSVPQDVVRQFMEIEPEMLAMETIVPVYFAVEDEELLSIYEQTRAASASQGSASAAEVLLHTATANGFQMVTSGAQSKAINDWLIPSVEGRLTGLGGEDLPTVVIVAHYDSFGVAPWLSHGADSNGSGISVLLELARLFSRLYTYRRTHAGYNLLFFASGGGKFNYQGTKRWLEDNLDHTDSSLLQDNVAFVLCLDTLGRGNSLHLHVSKPPKEGTLQHAFLRELEMVVASQFPEVKFSMVHKKINLAEDMLAWEHERFAIRRLPAFTISHLESHRDSLRNSIMDRRARIDTKALTRNTQIIAEALTRVIYNLTEKGAPADMQIFTDQMQIQQEQLESVMDWLSSQPRAAQLIDKDSTFLNTLEYYMGRYLKDVKQHHVKADKRDPEFVFYDQLKQVMNAYRVKPAIFDLLLAVCIAAYLGVAYVAVQHFGLLYKMIQRLSLKTKQQ; encoded by the exons aTGCTGGAGGAGGCGGGCGAGGTGCTGGAGTCGGTGCTCAAGGCCTCGTGCCTCCCGCTCAGCGTCCTGCTCTTCGTGCCCGCcgtgctcctgctcctggggccgccgcccgccgccgagGCGGCGCACGAGTTCACGGTCTACCGCATGCAGCAGTATGAGCTGGGCGGGCAGCCCTACG GCACCAGGAGCGCCGTGCTGAACACGGAGGCGCGCACCGTGGAAGCGGATGTGCTGAGCCGCCGCTGTGTCATGATGAGGCTGGTGGACTTCTCCTACGAGCAGTACCAGAAAGCTCTGCGCCAGTCAGCCGGGGCTGTGGTGATCATCCTGCCACGATCCATCTCCTCTGTCCCCCAGGATGTTGTGAGG CAATTCATGGAGATAGAGCCAGAAATGCTTGCTATGGAAACCATTGTGCCAGTCTACTTTGCAGTGGaagatgaggagctgctgtctATCTATGAACAAACACGGGCTGCTTCTGCATCACAGGgctctgcctcagctgcagAAG ttctGCTGCACACAGCAACTGCCAATGGCTTCCAGATGGTGACCAGTGGGGCTCAAAGCAAAGCTATCAATGACTGGCTCATCCCCAGTGTGGAG GGAAGGCTGACAGGGCTGGGTGGAGAAGACCTGCCCACTGTTGTGATAGTTGCCCACTATGATTCCTTTGGAGTGGCTCCA TGGCTGTCCCATGGGGCTGACTCCAATGGCAGTGGaatctcagtgctgctggaactgGCCAGGCTCTTCTCTCGGCTCTACACCTACAGAAGGACCCATGCTGG GTATAACTTGCTGTTCTTTGCATCTGGAGGTGGCAAGTTTAATTATCAAGGAACTAAGCGGTGGCTGGAGGATAATTTGGACCACACTG ATTCCAGCCTGCTGCAGGACAATGTTGCATTTGTTCTCTGCCTTGACACTCTGGGCAGAGGCAATAGCCTTCATCTTCATGTCTCAAAGCCTCCCAAGGAGGGCACCTTGCAGCATGCATTTCTGAGAGAACTGGAGATG GTTGTTGCCAGCCAGTTCCCAGAGGTGAAGTTTTCCATGGTGCACAAGAAGATCAACCTGGCAGAGGACATGCTGGCGTGGGAGCACGAGCGCTTCGCCATCCGGCGCTTGCCAGCGTTCACCATCTCGCACCTGGAGAGCCACCGGGACAGCCTGCGCAACAGCATCATGGACAGGAG GGCACGAATAGACACTAAAGCACTGACCAGGAATACTCAGATCATTGCTGAGGCTTTGACAAGGGTCATCTACAATCTAACAGAAAAG GGAGCACCTGCAGATATGCAGATCTTCACAGATCAGATG CAAATCCAGCAGGAGCAACTGGAGTCAGTGATGGACTGGCTGAGCAgtcagcccagggctgcccagctgATTGATAAAGACAGCACCTTCCTCAACACCTTAGAATATTATATGGGACGCTACCTGAAGGATGTCAAGCAGCATCATGTGAAGGCAGACAAACG GGACCCCGAGTTTGTTTTCTATGACCAGCTGAAGCAGGTGATGAATGCATACAG GGTCAAGCCAGCAATCTTTGACCTGCTCCTGGCTGTCTGTATTGCAGCCTACCTTGGTGTTGCCTATGTTGCAGTGCAG CACTTTGGTCTCCTTTACAAGATGATACAGAGATTATCCCTTAAAACCAAGCAGCAGTGA